Genomic window (Thermoanaerobaculia bacterium):
CGTAGCGTGCGCGACGCACTTCGCCGGCGCGATCCCGGCGCACGAAGAGCCGCTGCTCGATGAGCCGCCGCACCATCGTGCGCAACGCCGCGAGCTCGATCGGCTTGGTCAGGAACTGCTCGGCACCGGCCTTGATCGAGGCCACCGCGACGTCGATCTCGCGATGCCCCGTCAGCACGAGGACGGGAACATCGGGCGCCCCCTCCTTGAGGTAGGGAAGCAGGTCGAGAGCGGTGCCGTCGGGGAGCTCGTAATCGAGGAGAACGATCTCGGGCCGGAAGTCGACGAAAACAGCTCGCGCGGCGGCCAGGCTCGAGGCGTCCTGGACTTCGCAATGGTCCGCCTCGAGCAGATGCCGCAACTGCGAGCGGATCATCGGATCGTCATCGACGACGAGAATGCGGGAACCTTCCATGCGCCGGCCAGTGTAGCGCAGCCCGGACCGCATCCCTCGCCGCGCCCTCGCGGGCGCCGCTCCGGGAACTTTCCCGGGCTTCCCGTCGTATCCTTGGCAGATCGGGCGCCGGAGCACCTCTCATCCGGACGCTTTCTCTTCGAGGATGGTGCAGATCATGAAGCAACGAAGCAACCCGCCGCGACCCGCCGGACGCCCAAGCTCCATCGCGATTCTGACGCTGTTTCTGCTGGTGATCGGCGTGCCGGTTCTGGGCGCCTCCGGGCAGAAGGCCGAGGTGCCGGTAGCCGAGTTCACCCTCGCCAATGGCATGAAGTTCCTGGTCGTCACCCGGCCGGCGCAGGCCACCGTCATGGGCGGCTGGGTGGCGCACGTCGGCTCGGCCAACGAGCGCCCGGGCATCACCGGCGTCGCCCACTTCTTCGAGCACATGATGTTCAAGGGCAGCCGCGTCATCGGGACCCGGGACGCAATGCGCGATCAGGAGATCATCGCGGACCAGGAGAGGCTCCAGGAGCAGATCCGCACCGAGTACTCCCGCCAGCGGGAGCGCTACCGCAAGGGCGAGATCGACGATCCGTTCTCCCCCGCGAACCGGACGCCCGAGCTCGAGAAGCTCGAGGCCGAGTTCCAGAAGCTGGTCGAAGAGCAGCGTGGCCTGATGGTGAAGGACGAGTTCGACAAGATCTACACCGAGGCCGGGGCGTCGGGCATGAATGCGACCACCAACTCGGATTCGACGATCTACTTCATCACCGTGCCGGCCAACAAGATCGAGCTCTGGTTCTGGATGGAGTCCGAACGCCTCCTGCAGCCGGTCTTCCGCGAGTTCTACTCCGAGCGCGACGTCGTCCAGGAGGAGCGCCGGATGCGCGTCGAGTCCACCCCGACCGGGCGCTTCGACGAGCAGCTGAACGCGATGTTCTGGACCGCGCATCCCTACAAGTGGGATGCGATCGGCTGGATGTCCGACCTGAAGACGCTGTCGATGGCCGACGCGCAGGACTTCTTCAGCACCTACTACGCCCCCGGCAACCTCACCGCGGCGCTGGTCGGCAACATCACGGTGGACGAGGCGAAGGCGCTGGCCGAGAAGTACTTCGGCCGGATTCCGCCTTCGGCGAGACCGGTGCCCGACATCGTGACGCTCGAAGAGCGGCAGCTCGCCGAAAAGCGCATGAACGCCGAGTGCGACTGCCAGCCGCAGGTCTCGGTGCAGTTCCACACCGTGCCCTTCGAGCACAAGGACCAGTACGCGCTCGACGTCGTGCAGAGCCTGCTCAACGGCCAGACCGGGCGCCTGCGCAAGAGCCTCGTGCTCGACCGTCAGATCGCGTCGTCGGCCTCCGCCGGGCAGCAGTCCCTGCGCTGGAACGGTTCGTTCTACCTCCAGGCGGAGACCAAGGGGGAGTCGACGCCGGCCATCCTCGAGGCGGCGCTCTCGGCGGAGCTCGCGAGGCTCCAGAACGAGCCGGTGCCTGCCGACGAGCTCGCCAAGGTCAAGAACCAGATCGTCGCCGAGTCGTACCGCAACCTGGAGAGTCCGTTCTATCTCCTGTTGCAGCTGCTCTTCTACGACGGCTGGGGAAACTGGAAGTATCTGAACCAGTGGTCCGAGAAGACGCTCGCGGTGACCGCCGAGGATGTGCAGCGGGTCGCGAAGCAGTACTTCACCACCGAGAACCGCACGGTCGCCTCCTACCAGCGCAAGGCCGGCACCGCGGCCGAGGAGATCCCCGCGGAGCTCGCCGGACTGCCGCCCGAGATGCAGCAGCAGGTGCTCTCGCAGCTCCGCCAGATCCGCCAGATCGAGGATCCGGCGATGCTCGAGCAGCTTCTCGCCGGCGTCGAGCAGCAGGCGGGGCAGGTCCCGCCCGAGGTCAAGCCGGCGCTCGACGCGATCGTCGAAGCGGCGCGGGAACAGCTCGAAAAACTGAAGAGCCGCGCCAGCGCGGGAGGTGGACGATGAGAATCATGCACCCGATCGCAGGGGTCGCAGGCGCGGCCGCACTCACCGTGGCGTTCGCCCTTCCCTTTCCGGCCCTGGCTGAGGCCAGCGGGATTCCGGCGCGTCCCGAGCAGCTCTCCTACAAGCCGTTCGTTTTCGACGCGCCCGACGGCGACAAGTACCGGCACGAGCTGCCGGGAGGCGTCGTGGCCTACGTGGTCGAGGACCACGCCCTGCCGCTGGTCAAGCTCCAGGCCACCTTCCGCACCGGCGCCTTCCGTGAAGGAGCGAACGAGACCGGTTTGGCTGCGATGACCGCCGCGATGATGCGTCAGGGCGGCACCGCGAAGCTCACCCCCGAGGAGTTCGACCAGAAGGCCGACTTCCTCGCCGCGATGGTCTCGAGCTCCGCCGGGCCGACTTCGGCGACGGCGGCGCTCGACGTCATCACGCCGGCCCTGGGCGAGGGACTCGACCTCTTCTTCGACATGCTGCGCAATCCGCGCTTCGACGCCGCGCGGCTCGACGTCCAGAAGAGCACCGCGCTCGAGGAGATGAAGCAGAGAAACGACGACGCCGAGGACATCGCAGGCCGCGAGTGGAGCTTCCTCACCCGCGGCGAGACGCATTACTCGTCGCGCCGCATGACGCAAAGCAGTCTCGAGGCGATCTCGCGCGAGAAGCTGATCGAGTTCCATCGCCGGACCTGGGGGCCGGAGCACCTCGTTCTCGCTGTTTCCGGCGACGTCGACACGGCGAAGATTCTCGGCGAGCTCCGCAAACGGCTTGCCGGCTGGAAGTCCGGAGACCCGAACGCCCCCTGGCCGCCTGCCGGACCGGGGGTCACCCCGCCGTCCGGGCTGTTCCATGTCGAGAAGGATATTCCGCAGGGCAAGGTGACGATCGGCGAGCTCGGCATCCAGTGGAAGAGCTACTCCGATCCGGAGCCCTATGCCCTCATGGTGATGAACGACATCCTCGGCGGCGGCGGCTTCACCGCCCGGCTCATGAAGCGGGTGCGCTCGGACGAAGGGCTGGCCTACGGCGTCTATTCGCAGTTCGGCATCGGTACCTTCTGGCCCGGGCTGTTCGAGATCGGCTTCGCTTCGAAGAACCCCACCGTCGCCCTGGCGACCCGGATCGTGCTCGAGGAGGTGGACAAGATCCGCACCGGAACGGTGTCGGAAGAGGAGCTCAGGGTCTCGAAGAGCTCGTTCATCGACACCTTCCCCCGCACCTTCGAGTCGCCGGCGGCCACCGCCCGGACGTTCGCCAACGACGAGGTGATCG
Coding sequences:
- a CDS encoding insulinase family protein, with translation MRIMHPIAGVAGAAALTVAFALPFPALAEASGIPARPEQLSYKPFVFDAPDGDKYRHELPGGVVAYVVEDHALPLVKLQATFRTGAFREGANETGLAAMTAAMMRQGGTAKLTPEEFDQKADFLAAMVSSSAGPTSATAALDVITPALGEGLDLFFDMLRNPRFDAARLDVQKSTALEEMKQRNDDAEDIAGREWSFLTRGETHYSSRRMTQSSLEAISREKLIEFHRRTWGPEHLVLAVSGDVDTAKILGELRKRLAGWKSGDPNAPWPPAGPGVTPPSGLFHVEKDIPQGKVTIGELGIQWKSYSDPEPYALMVMNDILGGGGFTARLMKRVRSDEGLAYGVYSQFGIGTFWPGLFEIGFASKNPTVALATRIVLEEVDKIRTGTVSEEELRVSKSSFIDTFPRTFESPAATARTFANDEVIGRPHSYWTDYRRQIEAVTAGNVRAAAAKHLDPAQLAMLVVGKWSEIEPGDADGRAKMAELFDGKVTHLPLRDPLTLVPLAK
- a CDS encoding insulinase family protein yields the protein MKQRSNPPRPAGRPSSIAILTLFLLVIGVPVLGASGQKAEVPVAEFTLANGMKFLVVTRPAQATVMGGWVAHVGSANERPGITGVAHFFEHMMFKGSRVIGTRDAMRDQEIIADQERLQEQIRTEYSRQRERYRKGEIDDPFSPANRTPELEKLEAEFQKLVEEQRGLMVKDEFDKIYTEAGASGMNATTNSDSTIYFITVPANKIELWFWMESERLLQPVFREFYSERDVVQEERRMRVESTPTGRFDEQLNAMFWTAHPYKWDAIGWMSDLKTLSMADAQDFFSTYYAPGNLTAALVGNITVDEAKALAEKYFGRIPPSARPVPDIVTLEERQLAEKRMNAECDCQPQVSVQFHTVPFEHKDQYALDVVQSLLNGQTGRLRKSLVLDRQIASSASAGQQSLRWNGSFYLQAETKGESTPAILEAALSAELARLQNEPVPADELAKVKNQIVAESYRNLESPFYLLLQLLFYDGWGNWKYLNQWSEKTLAVTAEDVQRVAKQYFTTENRTVASYQRKAGTAAEEIPAELAGLPPEMQQQVLSQLRQIRQIEDPAMLEQLLAGVEQQAGQVPPEVKPALDAIVEAAREQLEKLKSRASAGGGR